One genomic window of Pseudomonas aeruginosa includes the following:
- the phaC gene encoding class II poly(R)-hydroxyalkanoic acid synthase, whose translation MREKQESGSVPVPAEFMSAQSAIVGLRGKDLLTTVRSLAVHGLRQPLHSARHLVAFGGQLGKVLLGDTLHQPNPQDARFQDPSWRLNPFYRRTLQAYLAWQKQLLAWIDESNLDCDDRARARFLVALLSDAVAPSNSLINPLAVKELFNTGGISLLNGVRHLLEDLVHNGGMPSQVNKTAFEIGRNLATTQGAVVFRNEVLELIQYKPLGERQYAKPLLIVPPQINKYYIFDLSPEKSFVQYALKNNLQVFVISWRNPDAQHREWGLSTYVEALDQAIEVSREITGSRSVNLAGACAGGLTVAALLGHLQVRRQLRKVSSVTYLVSLLDSQMESPAMLFADEQTLESSKRRSYQHGVLDGRDMAKVFAWMRPNDLIWNYWVNNYLLGRQPPAFDILYWNNDNTRLPAAFHGELLDLFKHNPLTRPGALEVSGTAVDLGKVAIDSFHVAGITDHITPWDAVYRSALLLGGQRRFILSNSGHIQSILNPPGNPKACYFENDKLSSDPRAWYYDAKREEGSWWPVWLGWLQERSGELGDPDFNLGSAAHPPLEAAPGTYVHIR comes from the coding sequence CGGAGGCCAGTTGGGCAAGGTGCTGCTGGGCGACACCCTGCACCAGCCGAACCCACAGGACGCCCGCTTCCAGGATCCATCCTGGCGCCTCAATCCCTTCTACCGGCGCACCCTGCAGGCCTACCTGGCGTGGCAGAAGCAACTGCTCGCCTGGATCGACGAAAGCAACCTGGATTGCGACGATCGCGCCCGCGCCCGCTTCCTCGTCGCCTTGCTCTCCGACGCCGTGGCACCCAGCAACAGCCTGATCAATCCACTGGCGGTAAAGGAACTGTTCAATACCGGCGGGATCAGCCTGCTCAATGGCGTCCGCCACCTGCTCGAAGACCTGGTGCACAACGGCGGCATGCCCAGCCAGGTGAACAAGACCGCCTTCGAGATCGGTCGCAACCTCGCCACCACGCAAGGCGCGGTGGTGTTCCGCAACGAGGTGCTGGAGCTGATCCAGTACAAGCCGCTGGGCGAGCGCCAGTACGCCAAGCCCCTGCTGATCGTGCCGCCGCAGATCAACAAGTACTACATCTTCGACCTGTCGCCGGAAAAGAGCTTCGTCCAGTACGCCCTGAAGAACAACCTGCAGGTCTTCGTCATCAGTTGGCGCAACCCCGACGCCCAGCACCGCGAATGGGGCCTGAGCACCTATGTCGAGGCCCTCGACCAGGCCATCGAGGTCAGCCGCGAGATCACCGGCAGCCGCAGCGTGAACCTGGCCGGCGCCTGCGCCGGCGGGCTCACCGTGGCCGCCTTGCTCGGCCACCTGCAGGTGCGCCGGCAACTGCGCAAGGTCAGTAGCGTCACCTACCTGGTCAGCCTGCTCGACAGCCAGATGGAAAGCCCGGCGATGCTCTTCGCCGACGAGCAGACCCTGGAGAGCAGCAAGCGCCGCTCCTACCAGCATGGCGTGCTGGACGGGCGCGACATGGCCAAGGTGTTCGCCTGGATGCGCCCCAACGACCTGATCTGGAACTACTGGGTCAACAACTACCTGCTCGGCAGGCAGCCGCCGGCGTTCGACATCCTCTACTGGAACAACGACAACACGCGGCTGCCCGCGGCGTTCCACGGCGAACTGCTCGACCTGTTCAAGCACAACCCGCTGACCCGCCCGGGCGCGCTGGAGGTCAGCGGGACCGCGGTGGACCTGGGCAAGGTGGCGATCGACAGCTTCCACGTCGCCGGCATCACCGACCACATCACGCCCTGGGACGCGGTCTATCGCTCGGCCCTCCTGCTGGGCGGCCAGCGCCGCTTCATCCTGTCCAACAGCGGGCACATCCAGAGCATCCTCAACCCTCCCGGAAACCCCAAGGCCTGCTACTTCGAGAACGACAAGCTGAGCAGCGATCCACGCGCCTGGTACTACGACGCCAAGCGCGAAGAGGGCAGTTGGTGGCCGGTCTGGCTGGGCTGGCTGCAGGAGCGCTCGGGCGAGCTGGGCGACCCTGACTTCAACCTTGGCAGCGCCGCGCATCCGCCCCTCGAAGCGGCCCCGGGCACCTACGTGCATATACGCTGA